In Pseudoalteromonas tetraodonis, the genomic window AAGGCGGCGAGCTTGAAGACCCTTGGTGTGAGCCAAGTGAGCAAGTATGGACATGGACTAATTCACCAGAGCAAGCGCCCGATAAAGCTGAGCATGTCACTTTATCAGTTGTAGAAGGTGAAGTGGTTGCTGTAAACGGCGAACAATTAAAGCCTTACGACTGTTTAGTTAAACTAAACGACATTGCAGCTCCGCATGGTATTGGTCGTGTTGATATTGTAGAAAACCGTTTAGTGGGCATGAAATCACGCGGTTGTTACGAAACACCAGGCGGTACAGTGATCATGGCTGCGCTTCAAGCAATTGATGAGCTCGTTCTTGATAAGTCAAGCCGTAAATGGAAAGAGATACTCGGTGGTGAATTTTCGCATTTAGTCTACGACGGTCGTTGGTTTACGCCGCTTAAAGATTCTATTTTAGCCGGTGCAGAAGCGCTTTCTACGTTAGCGACAGGTGAAGTGGTACTTAAACTTTATAAAGGGCAAGTAACAGCGGTTCAGAAAAAATCACCTAACAGTTTATACAGCGAAGATTTTGCTACTTTTGGTGAAGACGATGTTTATGACCAATCGCACGCAGAAGGCTTTATTCGTTTATTCTCACTATCAAGCAGAATTTCAGCATTAGCTAAAAAGTAATTTTTTAAGCCCCTTGGAATTAAGGGGCTATTATCGGGTTTGGAGAGATTTCATGGCATTATGGGGCGGGCGTTTTTCTACGGGTCCAGATGAAGCGTTTAAACAATTTAACGATTCACTTCCCTTCGATTATCAATTAGCAGAGCAAGATATTATTGGCTCTGTTGCATGGGCTGGCGCACTTGAACAAGTGAACGTGTTATCTAATGACGAACACCAAAAGCTGGTATCGGCATTATATGAATTACTTGAAGAGGTAAAAGCAGATCCACAAGCTGTTGCCACCTCAGGTGCTGAGGATATTCACTCGCATGTTGAAGCCGCGCTAATTGAAAAAGTGGGTGATTTAGCTAAAAAATTACACACTGGACGCAGTCGTAACGACCAAGTTGCTACCGACTTTAGATTATGGTGTCGCGATACCGCCGATCACATTTTAAAAGCGATTGCACAATTAAAAGCTGAATTTGTTGCCCTTGCTGAGCGTGAGTTAGGCACAATATTGCCAGGCTACACCCACTTACAGCGTGCACAGCCCGTGTTATTTAGCCATTGGTGTATGGCTTATGTAGAAATGTTAGAGCGTGATGAAAGCCGGTTGCAAGATGCCCAAGCACGAATGAACTATTGCCCATTAGGCAGTGGCGCTCTTGCGGGAACTGCCTATCCTATTGACCGTCATGCACTTGCGCAAGGGTTAGGGTTTATAGGCGCGACCAAAAATAGTCTTGATGGTGTATCTGATCGTGATTTTGTGGTTGAGCTATTAAGCTGTGCGTCTATCTCTATGATCCACTTATCGCGCATGTCTGAAGACTTGATTTTTTATAACTCAGGAGAAGCTGGGTTTATCGAACTGGCTGATAATGTTACATCGGGCTCATCTTTGATGCCGCAGAAAAAGAACCCTGATGCACTAGAGCTTATTCGTGGCAAAACAGGACGGGTGTTTGGTGCGTTTAGTGCAATGATGATGACTCTAAAAGCACTGCCGCTTGCCTACAATAAAGACATGCAAGAAGACAAAGAAGGCATTTTTGACGCTATGCCAACGTGGCTTGCGTGTATTCATATGGCGCAAGCGTGTATTAAGGGTGTAACAGTTAAAGCAGACAAAACTTTAGCAGCGGCAAAAGGTGGCCACGCGAATGCAACCGAGCTTGCTGATTATTTGGTAGCCAAAGGTGTGCCGTTCAGAGAAGGGCATCATATTGTTGGGGTATTGGTGCAATTAGCCATTAGTGAAGGTAAAACGTTAGAGGAGCTTTCACTTGAGCAGTATAAATCAGTAAACCCAGTGTTTGAAGATGACGTGTATCCGGTACTTGAAATTGATGCTTGTATTAAAGCACGTCAAGCACTTGGCGGAACCTCATTAGAACAAGTAAGTAAAGCGGTTAAAGACGCGAAAAAAAAACAGCAAATAACAGTTCGTGATGCAAACCTAGATGACGTGGAAGTAATCGCTAAACTCGTGCAACATTGGGCAACAGTCGGCGAAAACTTACCGCGCGCTAAAAGTGACATGGTGCACTCAATTAATGAATTTGCCGTGACAGAGATTAATGGGCAGGTATCAGGTTGTGCTTCATTATACATTTACGACACCGGATTAGCTGAAATACGCTCTTTAGGTATTGACCCTAAAAGCGGGGTAACAGGGCAAGGGCGAGAGCTGGTAGAACATTTATTAGTAAAAGCCAAAAAATTGGCACTCAATCGTGTCATCGTTCTGACTCGTGTACCTGACTTTTTCGAAAATCAGCGGTTTAGTTTCTGTAATAAAGAGAGCCTACCTGAAAAAGTCATGAAAGATTGTGAGTTATGTTTACGTAAAGAAAACTGTGATGAAGTCGCAATGGAATATATGTTAAAGCCAAGTAATAGCATGGAGATCCCTTGTAAAAACGTGGCTTGAGCAATCCCTAGGATAAAAAACGCACGGTGACCCCGATGCGTTTTTTTTTGAGTAAAATAAAGTGATGTTTTAAATTAATATGCTATGAATTTAAAGTTGGCATATCGGTTGCATTTATAGTTCTGTAGTGTGTTGTTGAGTCAATTAATCAACGAAGGCAATACGTTACAGAAGTTATTTAGTAACTGCTCCAGATGGTGTGATTTAAATTTGCGCCAATAATAAAAATTTAATACTCATAAGGATTAATCACATGCAAATTTCAGCTAATAGCCAAGTACAAATGCAAGCATATAATAAAACGCAACAATTAAAGCCTGCAATGGAACAAACTGCTAGCCCTAAAACCCTACAATCTGATACAGTTAGTATATCTCAAGAGGCAATGAGTGCTGCTGGTGCAGAACTTCGTCGTGGCGGCGGTATTGTACCTATCAAACCTAAATAATTAATTAAGGTTTTAAATGTTTTTAACTGAGTTTTTTGGTTTTTTCTCGCTTTCAGCGTTTACAATGTGGGGCTTTTTAATGGCATTTTTTTTTAATGTCTTTGTCTATACTTTAAACGTAAAAAGAAATACAACTTTATTACTCAGTTCATTTATTATGATGGTTTCTTATACTCTTTCAGACTATTTTTTTACTTGGCTATCAATTAAAACTGCGGTTTTATTAGATTGGGCTATCTATGATATTTTTACCATTCTTTGCTTGCTAATAGCTATGGCTATGTTAAGAAAAACGACACCCTCTTTTTTGTATTTAATTGTGGGTCTTGCAATAAATTCACTTTTCTTTTCCCTCATGTACTTAGATTTGAATGTATATCAAAATAAAGAACCTTGGCTTTTTTGGGATATCTACACCTTCAGTGTAAACATTATTGATCTGATTATGATTGTCGCTTTAATAGTAGACCGTGATTTCCTTGGCTTACACACCCTTAAAAGTAAACTCATTTCATTATTCAAAACGACTGAGCTTAACAAAATCCAATAAATGTATTATGTAGACTTATTTTTAGCAGATTATATCGATGCATTTATACAGTGGGGCTTTTTAATGGCCATGTTGTACGCTTTGGTATCGAGTATAAATACGCTAAATAAATCTTTGGTCTATTTAGCCACAATCATGTTCTTTTCTTACCTTATTGGTGATTTCCTTTTAGTTTTCAAAAACGTTTACCTTAACTGGATTTTTTTTGATTTCGCTACAGTTTGTATTATTTTTATAATAACAAAAGCTTCAAGCTTTGAAAGCGATGTGGCTAAAAACTATATTGTTAGTGGCTTATTGATTAATGCTTGTTTAACGTATGCTATTTACATAGATCTTTATATAAACTGGAACTCAGATCCTTGGTGGTTGTGGAGCCTGTACTCTATGGGGGTTAATGTTGTTGATTTACTAATGATTATTACTATTTTTATCAATAAAGACTTTTTAGGGCTAATGAAACTTAAAGGTCGTTTATTTAGATCACGCGCTGAGTTTAAAAGCCCATAATGACAGATTTATTATGGCTACTTGTTAAAGTTGGCGAGAATTTAGGTAATTTTATTTTGTGGCTATTTTTAATCGCTTTTCTATATAATCTTTCTTCGAGCATTAATAAACAAGATAAAAGCTTGCTGCATATTTCATTGATAATGATGATTTCTTATTTTCTAAGTGCATTTTTAAGCCTCGAAACTTCAACTTATAAAGATTATTTCATATTTGATCTCACAACTATTTTTACACTTTTTTTGTGGCGAAAAATCACGTTGCAAAATACACCTATTGCTTTTTATTACTTAATTCTGGGGTTGGGTGTTAATACCTGTTTATTTTTGGGGATGCATTATGATGTTCAAGTTAAAGGAAACATTGATTATTGGTGGTTTTGGGCTGCATATGGGTTTGGCGTTATTCTATTTGATCTTATAATGGCATTGGCACTATTTATCAATAAAGATTTTTTGGGCTTAGTGAGGCTTAAGAACGTTCTGTTTCCATCAAGAGCGAAGCTACCTAGCGTAATGTAACGATACGCTAGGTGTTGTGTTTAATGCTTAGTTTTCCCAAGCCTTGACTGCAGGGCTTTCATTACTATGGTGTCAACAAACTCACTCACATCCCCGTTATGGCGTGCTACTTCTTTTACTAGTGTTGATGATATAAAGGTATTGCGCTCGGCGGGCGTTAAAAATACGCTTTCTAAATCAGGGTTTAAACGGCGATTCATATTCGCGAGCTGAAACTCGTAATCAAAATCAGAAACCGCTCTTATGCCTCTGATCAGTACATTAGCATTATGGTCACGGGCTAAATCGGCGAGTAGCCCTGAAAAGCCAATGACTTTTACATTATCTAAATGGCTTAAAATCTCATTTGCTAAATCAACGCGTTCTTCTAAAGTAAAACACGGTTTTTTACTTGGGTTATGAGCAATAGCCACAATAACGGTATCGAACATTTTAGCCGCACGCTGAATTAAATCAGTGTGGCCGTTGGTAAGAGGGTCAAATGTGCCTGGGTAGATTGCGGTCACTTTCATAATATTTACTGTGTTATTATTTTTAGCCGTAGTGTAGCAGTGTTTAGTGTGCAAAGCAGCCTTGTGAGTAAATTGTATATAACTGCAGCTGCGCAGTGTTACAAATGCAATGATTTGTTTATACTAGGCGGATTATTTTAATGCAGCATCGTATTTTCGAAAATTGAGTAATGAGTATATGAATACCAAGGATAAAATAATTCAAACCAGTATTTCATTGTTTAACGAACATGGTGAAAGAGCAATATCTACTAATCATATCGCATCGAGTTTAGGTATGAGTCCGGGTAATCTGTACTACCACTTTAAAAATAAAGAAGACATTATTCGCCATATATTTGCACTTTATCGTGACCATTTAAGTACTCATTTTAAGCCGGTCGATCAAGGCGACGATGCTTTTGAACACCTAGGTCCTTATTTAGATTCGCTATTTGAATTGATGTGGCGCTATCATTTTTTTTACGACAACCTTGGCGATATTCTCGCTCGCGATAGTCATTTAAAACAGGGTTACATTGATTTTCAGCAAGAGTTACTTGAGCAGGTGCGTAACATCATTTTGGCCTTACGCGACAGCGAAATTATTGCTATTGATGAACAAGATGCTATCGAACTTGCTCATACGTTAAAATTAACGGTCAGCTTTTGGACACCCTATATGAAAGCAAGAAGGCTTAGTGGTGTGCTGGTTGAGC contains:
- a CDS encoding argininosuccinate synthase yields the protein MSSIKKVVLAYSGGLDTSAIVPWLKENYGCEVIAFVADVGQGAEELEGVEAKAIASGASECYVVDLKDEMVSDYIYPTLKTGSIYEGTYLLGTSMARPIIAKAQVEIARKVGADALSHGCTGKGNDQVRFESCFAALAPDLKVIAPWREWDLSSRESLLDYLAERDIPCSASATKIYSRDANAWHISHEGGELEDPWCEPSEQVWTWTNSPEQAPDKAEHVTLSVVEGEVVAVNGEQLKPYDCLVKLNDIAAPHGIGRVDIVENRLVGMKSRGCYETPGGTVIMAALQAIDELVLDKSSRKWKEILGGEFSHLVYDGRWFTPLKDSILAGAEALSTLATGEVVLKLYKGQVTAVQKKSPNSLYSEDFATFGEDDVYDQSHAEGFIRLFSLSSRISALAKK
- the argH gene encoding argininosuccinate lyase, which translates into the protein MALWGGRFSTGPDEAFKQFNDSLPFDYQLAEQDIIGSVAWAGALEQVNVLSNDEHQKLVSALYELLEEVKADPQAVATSGAEDIHSHVEAALIEKVGDLAKKLHTGRSRNDQVATDFRLWCRDTADHILKAIAQLKAEFVALAERELGTILPGYTHLQRAQPVLFSHWCMAYVEMLERDESRLQDAQARMNYCPLGSGALAGTAYPIDRHALAQGLGFIGATKNSLDGVSDRDFVVELLSCASISMIHLSRMSEDLIFYNSGEAGFIELADNVTSGSSLMPQKKNPDALELIRGKTGRVFGAFSAMMMTLKALPLAYNKDMQEDKEGIFDAMPTWLACIHMAQACIKGVTVKADKTLAAAKGGHANATELADYLVAKGVPFREGHHIVGVLVQLAISEGKTLEELSLEQYKSVNPVFEDDVYPVLEIDACIKARQALGGTSLEQVSKAVKDAKKKQQITVRDANLDDVEVIAKLVQHWATVGENLPRAKSDMVHSINEFAVTEINGQVSGCASLYIYDTGLAEIRSLGIDPKSGVTGQGRELVEHLLVKAKKLALNRVIVLTRVPDFFENQRFSFCNKESLPEKVMKDCELCLRKENCDEVAMEYMLKPSNSMEIPCKNVA
- the coaD gene encoding pantetheine-phosphate adenylyltransferase, with product MKVTAIYPGTFDPLTNGHTDLIQRAAKMFDTVIVAIAHNPSKKPCFTLEERVDLANEILSHLDNVKVIGFSGLLADLARDHNANVLIRGIRAVSDFDYEFQLANMNRRLNPDLESVFLTPAERNTFISSTLVKEVARHNGDVSEFVDTIVMKALQSRLGKTKH
- a CDS encoding TetR/AcrR family transcriptional regulator, translated to MNTKDKIIQTSISLFNEHGERAISTNHIASSLGMSPGNLYYHFKNKEDIIRHIFALYRDHLSTHFKPVDQGDDAFEHLGPYLDSLFELMWRYHFFYDNLGDILARDSHLKQGYIDFQQELLEQVRNIILALRDSEIIAIDEQDAIELAHTLKLTVSFWTPYMKARRLSGVLVEQDIYPGIVKVLTLFKAYSTEKSANKINQLRDKYALLANAAPQNP